One window of Papaver somniferum cultivar HN1 chromosome 9, ASM357369v1, whole genome shotgun sequence genomic DNA carries:
- the LOC113309129 gene encoding protein argonaute 4A-like, translating to MGSNEPDGAVPTDLPPPPPLPSDVVPLRVDGGVAEIVPKVSKPKRVPMARKGLGNKGQKIQLLTNHFKVAVSNLEGYFYHYCVTLFYEDGRPVDGKGIGRKVIDRVKETYDTELAGKHFSYDGEKSLFTVGPLPSNKLEFTVVLEEASSNRTAANGNGNANGSPGGEGSPNETDRKRSRRPYQTKSFKVEISFAAKIPMQAIANALRGQETENSQEALRVLDIVLRQHAARQGCLLVRQSFFHNEPRNFVDLGGGVLGCRGFHSSFRTTQGGLSLNIDVSTTMIIRPGPVIDFLLGNQNVNHPNQINWDKAKRTLKNLRVKVSPSNSEYKITGLSELPCRQQMFSMKSKGADADGGTVELTVYDYFVNHRHTELEYSADYPCINVGKPKRPTYIPVELCSLVSLQRYTKALSTLQRSSLVEKSRQKPQERMQALSNVLKISNYDNDPMLKSSGVTICSQFTQIEGRVLMAPKLKVGNGEDFCPRNGRWNFNNKKLVEPTKIGKWAVVCFSARCNIPSLLQNLTRCGQQKGIAIDEPFDVFEENPQHRRSPANVRVDNMFAQMKAKLPGAPQFLLCILAERKNSDVYGPWKRKCLTEFGVVTQCIAPTKVNDQYVTNVLLKINAKLGGMNSYLSIERSPASIVGKAPTIILGMDVSHGSPGQSDVPSIAAVVSSREWPLISKYRASVRTQSPKVEMIDSLFKKVSDTVDEGIVRELLLDFYTSSRKQKPDQIIIFRDGVSESQFNQVLNIELDQIIEACKFLDDKWNPKFTVIIAQKNHHTKFFQSGSPDNVPPGTIIDKQICHPRNNDFYICSHAGMIGTTRPTHYHVLMDEIGFTADDMQELVHSLSYVYQRSTTAISVVAPVCYAHLAAAQMQQFLKFEDMSESSSSHGGVTSATGVPVPELPKLHANVSSSMFFC from the exons ATGGGATCTAATGAGCCAGATGGAGCTGTACCTACAGACTTgcccccaccaccaccactcccttcTGATGTAGTACCACTACGAGTGGATGGTGGAGTTGCTGAAATAGTTCCAAAGGTTTCTAAACCAAAACGTGTCCCCATGGCCAGGAAGGGCCTTGGAAACAAGGGACAGAAGATACAGCTGCTCACCAATCACTTTAAAGTTGCCGTCTCAAATTTGGAGGGCTACTTCTACCACTACTGT GTTACCCTGTTTTACGAAGATGGGCGACCTGTGGATGGTAAAGGCATTGGTAGGAAAGTGATAGATCGAGTGAAAGAGACCTATGATACCGAGTTGGCTGGGAAGCATTTTTCTTATGATGGGGAAAAGAGTCTATTTACTGTGGGTCCCCTTCCAAGTAACAAACTTGAGTTCACTGTTGTGCTTGAAGAGGCCTCATCAAACAG AACTGCTGCTAATGGGAATGGGAATGCGAACGGGAGCCCTGGTGGCGAAGGCAGTCCAAATGAAACAGATAGAAAGAGGTCTAGGCGTCCTTACCAGACAAAGAGTTTCAAGGTAGAGATAAGTTTTGCTGCCAAGATCCCCATGCAGGCCATAGCAAATGCATTACGTGGTCAAGAGACCGAGAACTCACAAGAAGCTCTCAGAGTTCTAGATATAGTCTTACGACAGCATGCAGCAAGACA GGGTTGTCTACTTGTCCGTCAGTCTTTCTTCCACAATGAGCCACGGAACTTTGTTGATTTGGGTGGTGGAGTCCTTGGATGTAGAGGGTTTCATTCCAGTTTTAGGACCACTCAAGGTGGATTATCTCTGAATATTG ATGTATCCACTACCATGATAATAAGGCCAGGACCTGTAATTGATTTTTTATTGGGCAACCaaaatgtgaatcatccaaaccAAATTAACTGGGACAAG GCTAAGCGAACCCTTAAAAATCTAAGGGTCAAGGTTAGCCCCTCAAATTCAGAGTATAAGATCACTGGACTGAGTGAGTTGCCTTGTCGTCAACAAAT GTTTTCGATGAAGTCGAAGGGTGCAGATGCAGATGGTGGAACTGTCGAACTTACAGTGTATGATTATTTTGTTAACCATCGGCATACTGAGCTAGAGTACTCTGCTGATTACCCATGCATCAATGTTGGGAAGCCGAAAAGGCCGACATATATCCCAGTTGAG CTTTGTTCATTGGTATCTTTGCAACGCTACACTAAGGCACTGTCTACTCTTCAAAGATCTTCGCTTGTGGAAAAATCAAGGCAAAAACCCCAGGAGCGAATGCAAGCTTTGAGTAAT GTGTTGAAAATCAGCAACTATGATAATGATCCAATGCTAAAATCTAGTGGTGTTACAATTTGCAGTCAGTTTACTCAAATTGAAGGGCGTGTTCTTATGGCTCCCAAG TTGAAGGTGGGAAATGGTGAAGATTTCTGTCCACGTAATGGGAGATGGAATTTCAATAATAAG AAACTAGTGGAACCAACCAAGATTGGGAAATGGGCTGTTGTCTGTTTCTCTGCTAGATGTAATATCCCTAGTCTTCTTCAAAACCTAACCAGATGCGGTCAGCAAAAAGGAATT GCCATTGATGAGCCATTTGATGTCTTCGAAGAGAATCCCCAGCACAGACGCAGCCCAGCTAATGTCCGTGTAGATAATATGTTTGCTCAAATGAAAGCAAAACTTCCTGGGGCCCCTCAATTTCTTCTCTGTATTCTAGCAGAGAGGAAAAATTCAGATGTCTATG GACCATGGAAAAGGAAATGCTTGACAGAATTTGGAGTCGTTACTCAGTGTATTGCACCAACTAAAGTAAACGACCAGTATGTTACAAATGTGCTGTTGAAGATCAACGCCAAA CTTGGTGGTATGAATTCATATTTGTCTATTGAACGCTCTCCCGCTAGCATTGTCGGCAAGGCTCCCACCATTATCCTTGGCATGGATGTATCGCACGGGTCTCCTGGCCAATCTGATGTACCATCTATAGCTGCA GTGGTTAGCTCCAGGGAATGGCCTTTGATCTCGAAGTATAGAGCCTCAGTGAGGACCCAGTCTCCGAAAGTTGAAATGATTGATTCTTTGTTCAAGAAAGTGTCAGATACAGTGGATGAAGGCATTGTTAG GGAGCTGCTTCTGGACTTCTATACGAGTTCGCGTAAACAAAAGCCtgaccaaataataattttcAG GGATGGGGTCAGTGAGTCGCAGttcaaccaagtgttgaacattGAGTTAGACCAAATCATAGAG GCCTGCAAGTTTCTTGATGACAAATGGAACCCAAAGTTTACAGTGATCATTGCACAGAAAAATCATCACACTAAGTTCTTTCAGAGTGGATCTCCTGATAATGTTCCACCTG GTACAATTATTGACAAACAGATATGTCATCCCCGCAACAATGATTTCTACATATGTTCACATGCTGGAATGATT GGAACCACTCGTCCCACTCATTATCATGTTCTGATGGATGAGATTGGGTTTACGGCTGATGACATGCAGGAGTTGGTGCACTCACTATCCTATGT GTACCAAAGAAGCACTACTGCGATATCTGTTG TTGCCCCTGTGTGCTATGCACATCTTGCTGCAGCTCAGATGCAACAGTTTCTCAAGTTTGAAGATATGTCTGAATCCTCATCAAGCCATGGTGGGGTAACATCTGCCACTGGAGTTCCTGTGCCTGAACTTCCCAAGCTTCATGCTAACGTGAGCAGCTCCATGTTCTTCTGTTGA
- the LOC113310095 gene encoding myb family transcription factor PHL7-like, translating into MYHAKKFSTMGLVPHKAQGAEQLPNMGVGGSPTVSNSAPSGGNGKQRLRWTSDLHDRFVDAIAQLGGPDRATPKGVLRVMGVPGLTIYHVKSHLQKYRLAKYLPESPADGSKDEKKDSGDSLSSLDSASGVQINEALRMQMEVQKRLHEQLEVQRQLQLRIEAQGKYLQKIIEEQQKLGGVLQASEPSQAEVKQKTSPTLAETECPRSPLKKKKVEQSSKDTDSSTTGPPISDVVGQLEPNLFGHNNAVGFSVGTDNEIKEDVEDGGS; encoded by the exons ATGTACCACGCCAAGAAATTCTCGACTATGGGATTAGTGCCACATAAGGCTCAGGGTGCAGAGCAACTTCCAAATATGGGAGTTGGCGGGAGCCCCACAGTAAGCAATTCAGCTCCATCAGGTGGAAATGGAAAGCAACGGTTACGATGGACTTCAGATCTTCATGATCGCTTTGTTGATGCAATTGCCCAACTCGGTGGACCTGACA GAGCGACTCCAAAAGGCGTTCTGAGGGTTATGGGCGTACCTGGATTAACCATTTATCATGTTAAAAGCCATTTGCAG AAATATCGCCTTGCAAAGTACTTACCAGAATCCCCTGCAGATG GTTCGAAAGACGAGAAAAAAGACTCGGGCGATAGCTTGTCTAGCTTGGATTCTGCCTC GGGAGTACAAATTAACGAAGCACTTAGGATGCAAATGGAGGTCCAAAAGCGTCTCCACGAACAGCTTGAG GTGCAAAGACAACTGCAGCTCAGAATTGAAGCTCAAGGGAAGTACTTGCAAAAAATCATTGAAGAGCAGCAGAAACTAGGTGGCGTCCTCCAAGCTTCCGAGCCTTCACAAGCCGAAGTAAAGCAAAAGACATCACCAACACTTGCAGAAACAGAATGTCCTCGGTCTcctctcaagaagaagaaagtggaaCAGAGCTCCAAGGATACTGACTCGTCTACCACAGGTCCACCTATTAGTGATGTAGTAGGTCAATTGGAACCTAATCTGTTTGGACATAATAATGCTGTGGGGTTCAGTGTTGGAACTGATAACGAGATCAAGGAAGATGTAGAAGATGGTGGATCATAA